In Thermodesulfobacteriota bacterium, the genomic stretch CGGCGAGAGCGGCGACAGTGGCAAGAGTTCGGCTCATGGGTCGCCTCCTTTCTGCCCAGGAGTCGCCGGTTCGGCTCGAAACCTTACAGTGCGGGGAGGGACCCGGAGAGTCCCGGCGGCCGGCCCTCGGGAGCCCGGCCACCGGGTGCGTTCCCGCCTGCGCTTCTCCGCCCCTACTTCAGCGGCCCGATGAACAGATAGTCGTTGCCCGCCACCCGGGAGTGGCAGCCCAGGCACATGCCTTCCTTGCCCTCCTCGTCCACCTTTCCGCCGGGGGCGTACTTGGCCCAGAACCAGTCGCCCCCCGCCGGGTTGTAGCCCTGCACCTTGTACATGACCGTGACCGCCGCGAGGGTCTTGTCGGGCATGTAGTTCTCTTTCACCACGATGGCGCCGGGGGGCATGACCCCCTTCTTGCCCTCGATGGCGCCCAGCGCCGCGCCGTTCACGTAGGTGGTCAGCAGCGCCCCGTGGGGCTCGGTGCCCGGGTAGAGGGCCGTCTTGCCCGGCCAAATCTTCCAGGACGTGTAGCTCTCGGCCTGCAGGTGCTTCCAGAGGGCGGCGCCCGAAGCCTCGGGGCCGGCCCAAGCGGCCGACCCCGCGGCCAGCACGCCTGCGCACAGGGAAACCGCGAGCCACGCCAATGTTCTCTTCATGGGGTTCTCCTTTCCCAGGGCCATCGCCCCGGCGGTTGTGGGCCTTCGGCCCGAGAACGGATAGCGTGCTCCGGCAGCGCCTGGAGCATGCCCACCTGCACGGCTCCGAGGCTGCCTCCCCCGGCCAGGACGAACGCAGTCTTCGAGGGTGTGGACAAGGGCGACTCCCGTGAGACAGGTGCTCTACGCGCCGGCGCGCAGGGCGCACCGAGGCGCTCCCCGCACCGCATCTGCCAAGTAGTCGCGCGGCGAACCCATTCCTTTCACCGAACGCCAGGCGCGCGGAAGGGGGTCGGCCAGAGGCCGAGAACCGGGAGAACGAAGCCACGAGGGGAGAAGCGAAGGAAAACAGGGGGAGACGCCCGCGGCGCGGGGCGAAGGCAGTCAGCTCCCCTCGGAGGCGAGCGTCCGCAGGAGCGCGTCCTTTTCCTCGGGGGTCAGGCCGGGGACCTCTCCGGCCTCGGGATGCAGGAGCCGGTCCATCTCTTCGCGCAGCAGGGCGCGCAGCGACTGGAGCTGGCGCCGGTACTCGGAGCAGCGGGGGCACATCCCCAGGTGCAGCGCCAGGGGCAGCTTCTCCAGGAGCTTCAAAGGAGCGTCCAGGCTCTTCGAGACCAATCGGGCCGCTTCACGGCACCGGAGCATCATGGGGTGTCCTTTCCGGGGGTCTCGTTCCCTCCCCCGAACCCGCTGCGCTCGAGACACGCCCGCAAGGCCAGGCGCGCCCGGTGGAGCAGGACCCAGATATTCGTCGGGGTGGTCGCGAATTCCTTGCAGAGCTGCTCGGTGGCCAGCCCTTCCATTTCGCGCAGCACGAAGAGGCTTGCCCGCCGGGGCGGCAGCTCGCGCAGGCAGCGGAGCAGCCCCTCCCGGAATCGCTTCCGGTCGAGGGCATCGCCGGGGTCGAAGGGCCAGGGTCCGGGGGGCACCCGCCACCGGCCGCCGCCGTCGAAGAGGGCCTCCTCGGGGTCCGGCGCCGAGGTTTCCGGGGCCTGGGAGGCGCGCCGGAAGTGGTCGGCGATCTTGTGGCGCAGCACGCCGATCAGCCAGGTCTTCGGACTCGAGCGCCCCTCGAAGCCGGCGCCCTTCACGAGGGCCAAGAACGTCTCCTGCACGATGTCGCGCGCCGCCTCCCGGTCCCCCACCCGCGACAGGGCGTACCGGAAGAGGTCGTCTCCGTACTCGGCCACCCAGCGGGCCACTTCGGTGCGCCCTGCCGGCACCGCGTCTCCAGGCGCCCCGGCGCCCGCCTCTGCCGAGGGCATTTGCGCGTTCATGCCGGCCACCCTACAGGGCACGGGGGACTGGGGCAAGCCCCGTGCGGCCCCCCGCCGGCGGGGCGAAGCGATCGTCCCTGGCACCCGCCGGCACGGTCCGGATCCGGGCACGGCGGATTGCCGCCAGGGGCGATTTCTCTAGTAGAATGCTGTGGTTTTCGATCCGAGACCCCGCGGCGGAAGATCGTCCGCTGGGGCCGCCCGCGGCAGGAGCCTTCGCGGGGGAGCCCTGTGCCCCTACTCCTCACCGGGAGCCTGCCCGTGTACAACCGCCCCGGCCTTTCCGACGACGAGCTCGCCCGCCTCCTTCCCCACCCCATGGGGACCCAGCACCCGGACAACGTGGGCAGGGTCCCTCAACGGCGCCGGATGCGCTCGGCGGCCACCTCCCCACCCCCAGCCAGCCGCCCCCGCACCTCCACGTAGTCCCCAGGGCGGGGGGCATCGTCGATGCGCGTGGACCCGGTCACGGCCAGGGGGAGGCCGTCGAGCGCCCAGCCGGGGCCCAGGGTGCCGTGCAGCCGCAGCCGGGCGCCCACCGGCAGGGCGGCGGGATTGCCCTCGGCGCTCCGGGCGCCCTGCCCAATCCACTCCGCGATTCGCCCTTCATCTTCCGGGCCGAGGTACGGCCCCCGGAGCGGCATGCGCGGCCGCGCCTGCCCCCGCACGCGGCGGACGAGCTCGCTGGCCAGGGGGCTCCCGGGCACCACGCGCACCCGGTCCACGGGGGAGATCACCTCGGCGTAGGAGGTGAGCCGGTAGCCTTCGGGGGCGCGGTCCCCGGCATGACACCCGGCGCAGCGCAGGGCGAAGACCGGCGCCAGGTCCGCGTAGGTGACCTCCTGTGCCCAGGCCGCTCCGGACCCCGCCCCAAGAAGGGCCAGGCCCCCGAGAAACGACGCAACTCCTCTCCAGACTGTCACGGCATCTCCGCCTCTCTTCCCCCGCGCGCCCGTCGCCCTACGCCTTCGGCGCCCGCTCCACCGGCACCGGCTGGCTCAGGAGGCGCTTGTAGTAGAAGTTCTGGCCGTAGAGCACGGCCACCGGGTTGTGGCCGGTGACCCGGTCCTTCACCACCAGGGTGGTGACCGGGGCTTTGGAGTGCTTGGCGAAGAGCATGTCGTGGCCCACGCACAGGCCCACGATGACGTTCATGTCGGTGCCGGCGCCGTTGAGGAGCCGGGCCTGGGCCACGGGGTTGCAGGCGGGCTCGAAGCTGCCGGGGCGCACCTTGTCGGACTCGGCGAGGCCGAGCTCGAGCTTGTCGATGCTGCCGGCCTTGCAGCACACGCTCTGGGGCTCGAAGCCCTGGGCCTCGAGGATGGCCGCGAGCCGCCGGCTCTCTTCCAGGAGGCCGATGCAGGTGGCGATCCCGATCTTCCGGTAGCCCATGAGCTTGGCGAAGGCCACCGTGTCCTCCACCCGGGTCCAGCGGGCGTTCACGGCCGAGCTGCCGGGGACGGGCTGGTAGCACAAGCCCTCCACCCGGGCGGCCACTTGGGCCAGGCGGGCGTCTTCACTCTCGCTTCGGTAGAGGTCGAACGCCTCGCCGATCACCTCTCCCCGGTCCGCCGAGGGGCAGTAGCCGGGCTGGGGCGGTCCCTTCTCCGGGTCGCCGCTCCAGCAGTGGGTGGAGCCGGCCTTTGCCCACACCGCGCTGCAGTGGGTACAGGAGAGCGCCGCTTCGCCGCCCTGCTTCTTCCTGCCTTTCATTCGGACCTCCTTCTCGTGCCTACTACCAGTGGGGCTGGTTTCCGATGCGGTGTCCCATGACCTCGAGGGTCTCGCTCACCACCACGAAGGCCTGGGGATCGAGTCTTCGAATCTCGCGCTTGAGCCGGGAGAGCTCCCGAAACGTGATGACGGTGAAGAGCACCTTTTCTTCCCCGCCGCTGTAGCCGCCCTGGGCTTGCAGCACGGTGACGCCCCGGCGGATGTCGTCCAGGACGAAGCGGCGGATCGCTTGCCACTGCCGGGAGATGATGGTCACCGCCTTGCGCTGGCTCAGGCCGGTGACCACCACGTCCACGACCCGGGCGGTCACGAAGATGTAGATCAGGGTGTAGAGCGCCCTCTCCAGGTCGAAGAGGACTGCCGCCGTGGCCAGGACCACACTGTTGAAGGCGAGCACGGTGGTGCCCAGCCGGATGGAGAACCGCCGGAAGAGCATGATGGAGAGGATGTCGGTGCCCCCCGCTGAGCCCAGGGAGCGCAGGATGATACCCGAGCCCGCCCCCGTGACGATGCCGGCCAGGAGGGCGGCCAGAAGGGGATCCTGCACGGGGACCGGCACATGGACCACCTGGAGGGTGCCGGAGAAGAACGCCATACCCGCCAGGCTGTAGAGGAAGAAACGGCGCCCCACGTGGAACCAGCCCAGGGCGAAGAGCGGGATGTTGAGAAGCGCGTAGAGGACGCTCACCGGGAGCAGCGGCCAGAGGTAGTAGATCACCAGGGCGAGCCCCGTGAACCCCCCGCTCAGGAAGCGCTGGGGGATGAGGATGCCGTTGATCGCCACCGCGCACAGGGCGCTGCCGGCCGCCATCAGGAAGAGGTTCCACGCCACCGTGCGCACGCCCCCTTCGCGCCGCGCCTCGGAGCCGGCCTGCGCCGGGGGCCTTGCCGCCGAACCCGCCTCGTCCTGCGATGCCACAGCTACCTCCTGTCTTCGCGCCGGGGTTGGAGGGTGATTCTAGCACGGAGTTCCCCTCCCGAGGTTGACAGCCCCGGCCCAGGGGATAACTTTCGCACCCCGCCGCCCCCGGCGGCCCTGCTGCCTCAGCCCGGAGGATACCATGAACGCTCTCACCCTTGCCTTCTCCCTCGGCTGCCTTGCCCTGTCCGGGCTGGCGGTTTCCCCCTCCGGCGCCTCAGAGCGGCCCACCGCCGCGACCGGAGTGGAACTCCCCGCGGACTACCGCGACTGGACCGCCGTGGCCCCATCCCACCGCACGGACCGGGGGCACATCCGCCTCATGCTGGCCAACGAGACCATGGCCAAGGCGTACCGGGAAAAGACCCTGCCGTTCCCGGACGGGTCCTCCATCGCCAAGCTCGTGTACCAGGCCGTGAAGAGCCCCGAGTGGGCAGAGGCGGTCGTTCCAGGGGAGCCCGTGATCGTCGAGATCATGACCAAGGACTCGAAGAAGTACCCCGACTCGGCCGGCTGGGGCTTCGGGCGCTTCTCCGCCGCCCACGAGCCCGTGGGGGACGCGGAGCTCTACAAGACCTGCTTCCCCTGCCACGACGCCAACGTGGTGAACCACGACTTCATCTTCACCCGCTGGGCACGGTGAAGGCGCGTCGCTCGTTGCGGGTTGCTCGTGGGAGGCCGGGAATCTAACCCCGTCCCCCCCAACCCGCCACGCGCGACCCGCAACGAGCAGCCTTCCCTAAACTTGCGGCCGCGTTCGGCCGATGCACTGTGCCGACGGGCAAGGGGTGCCGCGACGCCTGGAGGGGAGCAGCCATGGCCATGGAATGGTACTACGCCGACGGAGGCCTCAAGGTGGGGCCGGTGAGCGAGGAGGAACTGAGCAGCCGGCTGGCCCGGGGCATCCTGAACCCGGGCACCCTGGTGTGGTGCCAGGGGATGCCTGAGTGGAAACCCCTGCGGGAGGTGGCGCCGGGGGTCACCCGCGACACCGCCCGGGACACCACCTGGGAGAAGGTGGCCGACCAGCGTTCCTGCTCCCTGTGCAGCGGCTCCTTCCCCGCCGACGAGGTGCTGCGCTTCGGGGACCACTGGATCTGTGCCGCCTGCAAACCGGCGTACCTCCAGCGGTTGCGGCAGGGGGTGGACCAGCCCGGAACCTTTCGCTACGGGGGCTTCTGGCTTCGGGGCCTCGCCCAGTTCGTGGACGGGCTCATCCTGGGGGTGCCCGGGATCGTCCTGTTCTTCGTCGTGTTCCCCCCCTTCTTCGCCGGATTGGAGCAGGGCGAGGAGGCCGCCGCCATGTTCTCGGTCTACGCAAACCTCATGCAGTTGGCGGCAATGGCCCTGGGCCTCGTCTATACGGTCTTCTTCTGGGGCCGCTACGGCGCCACCCCGGGCAAGATGGTCTGCGGCCTCAAGGTGGTTCGGCCCGATGGGAGCCACATCACCTACCTGCGGGCCCTGGGCCGGTACCTCGCCAACTTCCTGAGCATGATCTTCCTCTACATCGGCTACCTCATGGCGGCCTTCGACCGCCAGAAGAGGAGCCTTCACGACCGCATCTGCGACACCCGGGTGATCCGCACCCGATGACCGGGGGACTCTTGCCCTGCCCGTCCTGCGGCGCGGCGCTGCCGTGGACGGCCTGGAACGCGGGTGGCGCTTCCGCCTGCCCCTCCTGCCGCAGGCCCGTTGAGGTCATCGCCTTCCCGGCCCTGCTGCGGGGTCCCGAGGAAAGCCGGCCGGGAGAGATCCTCCTGGCTGCCGACCAGGCCTCCTGTTTCTTCCACCCGGGTAAGGCCGCAGCCTTGGCCTGCGAGGGCTGCGGCCGGTTTCTCTGCTCCCTGTGCGACCTCTCCCTGGGTGACGAGCACCTGTGCGCTGCGTGCCTCGAGGCGGGCCGGGGCGTGGCGGCGGGAACCCGCCCGGCGCCCGGGCGCACCCTTTGGGACGGCGTCGCCCTGAGCCTCGCCGTGTTTCCCCTCGCCTTGTGGTTCGTGACTTTCGCCACGGCTCCCGCCGCCGTGTACCTGGGGATTCGCCACTGGAACGACGCGCGCCGCAGCCCCGTGCCCCGCACCCGCCTGCGCAACGTCCTGGCAATCCTGATCGGTTCGGCCCAGCTCGCCGGTTGGGCCGCGGCCCTCTACACCTGGCTTACGTGAGCGTGCCCATGGCCGAGCCCTCTGTCGGCACCCGGTCCCCCCAGCGCGCCTACCGGCGGCTGCCGGGCCGCCTGTGGCTGACCCTGGCGGGGGGGCACAGCCTGTGGCTGGGGCAGGATCACCTCCTCTCGGTGCACAGTCTTCCCTTCTCCGAGGAGTACCGCCGCTTCGACTACCGGGAGATCCAGGCGCTGCTCCTGCGGCCCACCCGGCGCCGGGCGGTCTATGCCGCCGTGCTGGGCGGGGTCGCGCTGCTCCTGGGGCTCTCCGCGCTCGCTGCTTCCGGTCCTGTGGCGTTCGTCCCGGCAGTACCCGGGGTGTTCGTCCTCCTCGCGCTGGCCGTGAACTGGCTGCGCGGCCCCTCCTGCGCCTGCCAGGTGCGCACCTCGGTCCACACCGAGGACCTCCGCTGCCTGCGGCGGGCGCGCCCGGCCCGCAAGGCCCTGGCGCTGCTGCGGGAGCGGGTCGAGGCGACCCAGGGCCGGCTGGCGCGGGAAGGGCTGCGGGAGCGGTTCGGGGGCGAGGCGGCCCCGGCCGTCGCCCGCGACCTGGGCCCGGAGCCGGGAGCCTAGGCCGTGTCCCTGGCCCGAGCGCGCTGCTTCCGCCACCCCCTCCGGGAGGCCGCGGCCCTATGCCTCGCGTGCCGGAGGTTCTACTGCCGGGAGTGCGTGACCGAGCACGAGGGGCGGGTGCTGTGCGCAGCGTGCCTGGTAGCCCGGGCGGAGCGCACCCGGCGGCAGCGCGGCCCCCTGGGGTGGCTCGCCGCCCCCTGCCAGTTGCTCCTGGGCGTGCTCCTCCTGTGGTTGTGCTTCTTCGCCCTGGGGCAGGCTCTCGTCGCCATCCCCTCGTCCTTCCACGAAGGGGAGGTCTGGACCCGGCCGGGGGAGGGGGGATGAGGCCCGGCCGGGAGCACAGCGCCCTCGACCTGGTGGAAGAGGCCCTCCACTGCCTGCGCCGCGCGCCCCGGCTGCTCGCTCCCTACTACCTGGGGAGCCTGCCCTTCGTGCTGGGGTT encodes the following:
- a CDS encoding cytochrome P460 family protein, with the translated sequence MKRTLAWLAVSLCAGVLAAGSAAWAGPEASGAALWKHLQAESYTSWKIWPGKTALYPGTEPHGALLTTYVNGAALGAIEGKKGVMPPGAIVVKENYMPDKTLAAVTVMYKVQGYNPAGGDWFWAKYAPGGKVDEEGKEGMCLGCHSRVAGNDYLFIGPLK
- a CDS encoding zf-HC2 domain-containing protein; translated protein: MLRCREAARLVSKSLDAPLKLLEKLPLALHLGMCPRCSEYRRQLQSLRALLREEMDRLLHPEAGEVPGLTPEEKDALLRTLASEGS
- a CDS encoding sigma-70 family RNA polymerase sigma factor gives rise to the protein MNAQMPSAEAGAGAPGDAVPAGRTEVARWVAEYGDDLFRYALSRVGDREAARDIVQETFLALVKGAGFEGRSSPKTWLIGVLRHKIADHFRRASQAPETSAPDPEEALFDGGGRWRVPPGPWPFDPGDALDRKRFREGLLRCLRELPPRRASLFVLREMEGLATEQLCKEFATTPTNIWVLLHRARLALRACLERSGFGGGNETPGKDTP
- a CDS encoding DUF5666 domain-containing protein — translated: MTVWRGVASFLGGLALLGAGSGAAWAQEVTYADLAPVFALRCAGCHAGDRAPEGYRLTSYAEVISPVDRVRVVPGSPLASELVRRVRGQARPRMPLRGPYLGPEDEGRIAEWIGQGARSAEGNPAALPVGARLRLHGTLGPGWALDGLPLAVTGSTRIDDAPRPGDYVEVRGRLAGGGEVAAERIRRR
- a CDS encoding DUF1847 domain-containing protein — its product is MKGRKKQGGEAALSCTHCSAVWAKAGSTHCWSGDPEKGPPQPGYCPSADRGEVIGEAFDLYRSESEDARLAQVAARVEGLCYQPVPGSSAVNARWTRVEDTVAFAKLMGYRKIGIATCIGLLEESRRLAAILEAQGFEPQSVCCKAGSIDKLELGLAESDKVRPGSFEPACNPVAQARLLNGAGTDMNVIVGLCVGHDMLFAKHSKAPVTTLVVKDRVTGHNPVAVLYGQNFYYKRLLSQPVPVERAPKA
- a CDS encoding YitT family protein — protein: MASQDEAGSAARPPAQAGSEARREGGVRTVAWNLFLMAAGSALCAVAINGILIPQRFLSGGFTGLALVIYYLWPLLPVSVLYALLNIPLFALGWFHVGRRFFLYSLAGMAFFSGTLQVVHVPVPVQDPLLAALLAGIVTGAGSGIILRSLGSAGGTDILSIMLFRRFSIRLGTTVLAFNSVVLATAAVLFDLERALYTLIYIFVTARVVDVVVTGLSQRKAVTIISRQWQAIRRFVLDDIRRGVTVLQAQGGYSGGEEKVLFTVITFRELSRLKREIRRLDPQAFVVVSETLEVMGHRIGNQPHW
- a CDS encoding cytochrome P460 family protein, with protein sequence MNALTLAFSLGCLALSGLAVSPSGASERPTAATGVELPADYRDWTAVAPSHRTDRGHIRLMLANETMAKAYREKTLPFPDGSSIAKLVYQAVKSPEWAEAVVPGEPVIVEIMTKDSKKYPDSAGWGFGRFSAAHEPVGDAELYKTCFPCHDANVVNHDFIFTRWAR
- a CDS encoding RDD family protein, with the translated sequence MAMEWYYADGGLKVGPVSEEELSSRLARGILNPGTLVWCQGMPEWKPLREVAPGVTRDTARDTTWEKVADQRSCSLCSGSFPADEVLRFGDHWICAACKPAYLQRLRQGVDQPGTFRYGGFWLRGLAQFVDGLILGVPGIVLFFVVFPPFFAGLEQGEEAAAMFSVYANLMQLAAMALGLVYTVFFWGRYGATPGKMVCGLKVVRPDGSHITYLRALGRYLANFLSMIFLYIGYLMAAFDRQKRSLHDRICDTRVIRTR
- a CDS encoding rhomboid family protein, which produces MSLARARCFRHPLREAAALCLACRRFYCRECVTEHEGRVLCAACLVARAERTRRQRGPLGWLAAPCQLLLGVLLLWLCFFALGQALVAIPSSFHEGEVWTRPGEGG